A single region of the Arthrobacter sp. zg-Y20 genome encodes:
- a CDS encoding L-lactate permease translates to MKTQVAAFQQPLEPIAGSLALSAILAALPLLLLFVMLGVFRMKAYQAALISLVLSILLAILGWRMPVGQVLSATGLGAFYAVFPILWILINALWIYKLTVATPWFEVLGRTIRSISDDLRILSILIAFCFGALLESLAGFGAPVAIASAMLMAAGMKPLKSAVVALLANTAPVAFGAMAAPIIALNGVTGIPLQELSSMTGRQTPFIALVVPLILVFLVDGKRGVRQTWPVALVAGAAFGLSQFVASNFFIVELTDVVAAVVTVVAVLLMLRVWQPVEIIGMTGETREAEEAGERVAETAGADTLTGPGRSDPLAAGATGAPGTGGATAVGDGGRVPKEDGGARGSGDTGASAGTGRPSGHDVWMAVAPYLVIIAVFSLAQVPGIKTWLTSIGSTTFSWPGLDVTGSNGKPVAAQTLRFDHIRATGTLLLFSGIITMILYRITPRRGVRVYGETLVQLRWTILTVCAVLALSFVMNLSGQTTTLGVALASAGGFFAILSPLLGWIGVALTGSDTSSNSLFGALQVAAANETGLSPTLMAAANSSAGVMGKMLSLQNLAIAAAAVGLNGAESTLLRKLIGWSLGLLAFLTLLIWLQSTSILGWMVP, encoded by the coding sequence GTGAAGACGCAGGTAGCCGCATTCCAACAGCCGCTCGAACCCATCGCCGGATCCCTGGCCCTGTCCGCAATCCTTGCAGCGCTGCCCCTGCTCCTGTTATTCGTGATGCTGGGCGTGTTCCGGATGAAGGCCTACCAGGCGGCCCTGATCAGCCTGGTGCTCTCCATCCTCCTAGCCATCCTCGGCTGGCGGATGCCCGTGGGGCAGGTCCTCTCCGCCACCGGGCTTGGCGCGTTCTACGCCGTCTTCCCCATCCTCTGGATCCTGATCAACGCCCTGTGGATCTACAAACTCACCGTAGCCACGCCCTGGTTCGAGGTGCTGGGCCGCACCATCCGGTCGATCTCCGATGACCTGCGCATCCTCTCCATCCTGATCGCTTTCTGCTTCGGCGCCCTGCTGGAATCCTTGGCCGGATTCGGTGCTCCGGTGGCCATTGCTTCGGCCATGCTGATGGCTGCCGGCATGAAGCCGCTCAAATCCGCCGTCGTGGCGCTGCTGGCCAATACGGCGCCGGTGGCCTTCGGTGCCATGGCGGCACCTATCATCGCCCTGAACGGCGTCACCGGCATCCCGCTGCAGGAACTGTCCTCCATGACCGGCCGGCAAACACCCTTTATAGCGCTGGTGGTTCCGCTGATCCTGGTTTTCCTGGTGGACGGCAAACGCGGGGTGCGGCAGACCTGGCCGGTGGCCCTGGTGGCCGGGGCGGCCTTCGGGCTGTCCCAGTTCGTGGCGTCCAACTTCTTCATTGTGGAACTCACCGATGTGGTGGCCGCCGTGGTCACCGTGGTGGCCGTGCTGCTGATGCTGCGGGTCTGGCAACCGGTGGAAATCATCGGAATGACCGGGGAAACCCGGGAAGCGGAGGAGGCCGGGGAGCGCGTAGCCGAAACCGCCGGCGCGGATACTCTCACCGGACCCGGCCGCAGCGACCCTCTGGCCGCGGGAGCGACGGGGGCCCCGGGCACCGGGGGAGCCACCGCCGTCGGCGACGGCGGCCGCGTCCCCAAAGAAGACGGCGGGGCGCGCGGCAGCGGTGATACCGGTGCATCCGCGGGGACCGGCCGGCCTTCCGGGCATGACGTGTGGATGGCGGTTGCCCCCTACCTGGTCATTATTGCCGTGTTCTCCCTGGCCCAGGTCCCCGGCATCAAAACCTGGCTGACCAGCATCGGCAGCACCACGTTCTCCTGGCCGGGCCTGGACGTCACCGGTTCCAACGGCAAACCCGTGGCCGCCCAGACCCTGCGCTTCGACCACATCCGCGCCACCGGAACCCTGCTGCTTTTCTCCGGCATCATCACCATGATCCTGTACCGGATTACGCCACGGCGCGGGGTCCGGGTGTACGGCGAGACCCTGGTGCAGTTGCGCTGGACCATCCTGACCGTCTGCGCCGTCCTGGCCCTGTCCTTTGTAATGAACCTGTCCGGGCAGACCACCACCTTGGGGGTCGCACTGGCCTCCGCCGGCGGCTTCTTCGCCATCCTGTCCCCGCTGCTCGGGTGGATCGGCGTGGCACTGACGGGCTCCGACACCTCCTCCAACTCCCTCTTCGGTGCCCTGCAGGTGGCGGCGGCGAATGAAACCGGACTCTCACCCACGCTGATGGCCGCCGCCAACTCCTCCGCCGGCGTGATGGGCAAGATGCTCTCGCTGCAGAACCTGGCCATTGCCGCCGCCGCCGTGGGCCTGAACGGCGCCGAATCCACGCTGCTGCGCAAGCTCATTGGCTGGAGCCTTGGCCTGCTCGCGTTCCTCACCCTGCTGATCTGGCTGCAGTCCACCTCGATCCTGGGCTGGATGGTGCCCTGA
- a CDS encoding L-serine ammonia-lyase yields the protein MAVGVFDLFTVGIGPSSSHTVGPMRAAAVFAEELVAAGILSAVAGLRVDLYGSLAATGRGHGTMTAVLLGLEGFAPELILPEQVEDRLADIQTTRKLQLCAQVPGAVARPLEYGEADIVLHPLTVLPRHTNGMKFAALDADGAVLRDATFFSVGGGFIVRDGEERADAMELEASKSELPYPFRTAAELLRHCTGTGLSISEVMLANERAARSEADIRAGLLHIRDVMEECKNSAIRREGLLPGGLKVRRRAPAWHTRLRAEDPNRDPKFWQEWVNLVALAVNEENASGGRVVTAPTNGAAGIIPAVMFYATHYGPGMENATQEQKDDVVVRFLLAAGAVGVLYKEQASISGAEVGCQGEVGSASSMAAAGLAEILGGTPEQVENAAEIAMEHNLGLTCDPIGGLVQVPCIERNAIGAAKAVNAAKMALWGDGDHRVSLDEVIVTMRETGRDMSSKYKETALGGLAVNVVEC from the coding sequence TTGGCTGTTGGCGTTTTTGACCTGTTCACCGTGGGCATTGGCCCCTCGAGCTCACACACCGTGGGTCCGATGCGTGCCGCTGCCGTGTTCGCGGAGGAACTGGTTGCCGCCGGCATCCTGTCCGCCGTGGCCGGCCTCCGCGTAGACCTGTACGGGTCCCTCGCGGCGACCGGCCGCGGCCACGGCACCATGACCGCCGTCCTGCTGGGGCTGGAAGGATTCGCTCCGGAACTGATCCTGCCCGAACAGGTGGAGGACCGGCTGGCGGACATCCAGACCACCCGGAAGCTTCAGCTGTGCGCCCAGGTTCCCGGCGCCGTCGCCCGCCCGCTGGAATACGGCGAGGCGGACATTGTGCTGCACCCGTTGACCGTGCTGCCCCGGCACACCAACGGCATGAAGTTCGCGGCGCTGGACGCCGACGGCGCGGTGCTCCGGGACGCGACCTTCTTCTCCGTAGGCGGCGGCTTTATTGTCCGCGACGGCGAGGAGCGGGCCGACGCCATGGAACTGGAGGCCAGCAAATCCGAGCTGCCCTATCCGTTCCGCACCGCGGCCGAACTGCTGCGGCACTGCACCGGCACCGGGTTGAGCATCAGCGAGGTGATGCTGGCCAACGAGCGCGCGGCCCGGTCCGAGGCGGACATCCGCGCCGGCCTGCTGCACATCCGCGACGTGATGGAGGAATGCAAGAATTCCGCCATCCGGCGCGAGGGGCTGCTGCCCGGCGGGCTGAAGGTCCGCCGCAGGGCCCCGGCCTGGCACACCCGGCTGCGGGCCGAGGATCCGAACCGGGATCCGAAGTTCTGGCAGGAATGGGTGAACCTGGTGGCGCTGGCCGTTAACGAGGAAAACGCTTCCGGCGGGCGGGTGGTCACCGCGCCCACCAACGGTGCCGCCGGGATCATTCCGGCCGTGATGTTCTACGCCACCCACTACGGCCCCGGCATGGAAAACGCCACGCAGGAGCAGAAAGACGACGTTGTGGTCCGGTTCCTGCTGGCAGCCGGTGCCGTGGGCGTGCTCTACAAGGAGCAGGCCTCCATTTCCGGCGCCGAGGTGGGCTGCCAGGGTGAGGTGGGGTCGGCGTCGTCCATGGCCGCAGCCGGACTGGCGGAAATCCTGGGCGGCACCCCGGAGCAGGTGGAAAACGCCGCCGAGATTGCGATGGAACACAACCTGGGCCTCACCTGCGATCCCATCGGCGGGCTCGTGCAGGTGCCCTGCATCGAACGCAACGCGATTGGTGCCGCCAAGGCCGTCAACGCGGCGAAAATGGCCCTGTGGGGCGACGGCGACCACCGCGTTTCCCTGGACGAGGTCATCGTGACCATGCGTGAAACCGGCCGCGACATGAGCTCGAAATACAAGGAAACCGCGCTCGGCGGCTTGGCCGTGAATGTGGTGGAATGCTGA
- the ctaD gene encoding cytochrome c oxidase subunit I: MSTMKYTAEPDGTFVAPRVVPVSKGRIVVSWITSTDHKTIGYMYLIASFVFFSLAGVMALIIRAELFEPGMQILQTREQYNQLFTMHGTAMLLMFATPLFAGFANVIMPLQIGAPDVAFPRLNALAFWFFLFGSSVAMAGFLLPQGPASYGWTAYTPLSSTEFSPGVGGDLWVFGLALSGFGTILGSVNFVTTITCLRAPGMTMWRMPIFTWNTLVTSILVLMAFPPLAAALFALGADRRFGADIFNPERGGSILWQHLFWFFGHPEVYIIALPFFGIISEILPVFSRKAIFGYKGLVFATIAIGALSMTVWAHHMYVTGSVLLPFFAFMTMLIAVPTGVKFFNWIGTMWRGSVTFETPMLWSIGFLITFLFGGLTGVILSSPPLDFHVSDTYFVVAHFHYVVFGTVVFAMFAGFYFWWPKWTGKMLNERLGKLHFWLLFLGFHTTFLIQHWLGVLGMPRRYADYLVEDNFTGMNQLSTIGAGILALSMIPFFWNVYITWRHGKKVEVDDPWGFGGSLEWATSCPPPRHNFTSLPRIRSERPALDLHHPELMARANSAANSPAEKLFGAADMGSEEPQNPDPRQ, from the coding sequence ATGTCGACCATGAAGTACACCGCGGAACCGGATGGAACGTTCGTTGCCCCCCGGGTCGTGCCGGTATCCAAGGGCCGAATTGTCGTCAGCTGGATCACCTCAACGGACCACAAGACCATCGGCTACATGTACCTGATAGCGTCCTTTGTCTTCTTCTCGCTGGCCGGTGTGATGGCCCTGATCATCCGGGCGGAACTTTTCGAACCCGGGATGCAGATCCTGCAAACGCGGGAACAGTACAACCAGCTGTTCACCATGCACGGCACCGCCATGCTGCTGATGTTCGCCACCCCGCTCTTCGCCGGGTTCGCCAACGTGATCATGCCCCTGCAGATCGGGGCGCCGGACGTCGCGTTCCCGCGGCTGAATGCCTTGGCGTTCTGGTTCTTCCTGTTCGGGTCCTCCGTGGCGATGGCGGGGTTCCTCCTGCCCCAAGGTCCCGCCTCCTACGGCTGGACTGCCTATACGCCGTTGTCCAGCACTGAATTCAGCCCCGGTGTGGGCGGAGACCTCTGGGTCTTCGGACTGGCGCTGTCCGGTTTCGGCACCATTCTGGGCTCGGTCAATTTCGTCACCACCATCACCTGCCTGCGTGCCCCGGGGATGACGATGTGGCGGATGCCCATTTTCACCTGGAACACCCTGGTCACCTCGATCCTGGTGCTGATGGCCTTCCCGCCCCTGGCGGCGGCCCTGTTCGCCCTCGGTGCGGACCGCCGGTTCGGCGCGGACATCTTCAACCCGGAGCGCGGCGGGTCCATCCTCTGGCAGCACCTGTTCTGGTTCTTCGGCCATCCCGAGGTGTACATCATTGCCCTGCCGTTCTTCGGGATCATTTCCGAAATACTGCCGGTCTTCAGCCGGAAGGCCATCTTCGGGTATAAGGGACTGGTATTTGCCACCATCGCCATCGGCGCCCTGTCCATGACCGTCTGGGCGCACCACATGTATGTGACCGGGTCGGTGCTGCTGCCGTTCTTCGCCTTTATGACCATGCTGATTGCGGTGCCGACGGGGGTGAAGTTCTTCAACTGGATCGGCACGATGTGGCGGGGATCCGTAACGTTTGAGACGCCCATGCTGTGGAGCATCGGCTTCCTGATCACCTTCCTGTTCGGCGGGCTGACCGGCGTCATCCTGTCCTCCCCGCCCCTGGACTTCCACGTGTCGGACACCTACTTCGTGGTGGCGCATTTCCACTACGTGGTCTTTGGAACTGTGGTGTTCGCAATGTTTGCGGGCTTCTATTTCTGGTGGCCAAAATGGACCGGAAAGATGCTTAACGAGCGGCTCGGGAAGCTGCATTTCTGGCTGCTTTTCCTCGGCTTCCACACCACGTTCCTGATCCAGCATTGGTTGGGCGTGCTCGGAATGCCGCGCCGTTATGCAGACTATTTGGTGGAGGACAATTTCACCGGAATGAACCAGCTCTCCACTATCGGGGCGGGCATTCTGGCGCTGTCCATGATTCCGTTCTTCTGGAATGTGTACATCACCTGGCGGCACGGCAAGAAGGTGGAAGTGGATGATCCGTGGGGCTTCGGCGGATCGCTGGAGTGGGCCACATCCTGCCCGCCGCCGCGCCACAACTTCACCTCCCTGCCCCGCATCCGCTCCGAGCGGCCGGCTCTGGACCTGCATCATCCGGAATTGATGGCCCGCGCGAACAGCGCCGCGAATTCCCCGGCGGAGAAACTCTTCGGTGCCGCCGACATGGGGAGCGAAGAGCCGCAGAATCCCGATCCGCGGCAATAG
- a CDS encoding SDR family oxidoreductase translates to MDTNPLPTQPYDAAPPRTAVVTGAGSGIGRAAARAFLADGFQVVLAGRRETELRETADGSPRALVVPTDVTVPDDVERLFAAAVGAFGRVDVLFNNAGTFGPTGSIDELSLEDWNRTLAVNVTGTMLCTAVAVRHMKAQSPQGGRIINNGSISAHTPRPLSAAYTATKHAVTGLTKSIDLDGRPFGITCGQIDIGNAATELLSGIGGGQGALQANGTRAQEPCFPAEEAAAAVLFMASAPASANVRSLVLTAAGMPFGGRG, encoded by the coding sequence ATGGACACGAATCCCCTGCCCACGCAGCCGTACGACGCCGCCCCGCCCCGCACTGCGGTGGTCACCGGTGCCGGCTCCGGCATTGGCCGTGCCGCCGCGAGGGCCTTCCTGGCCGACGGCTTCCAGGTGGTGCTGGCGGGCCGCCGCGAAACGGAGCTGCGCGAAACCGCGGACGGATCTCCCCGGGCCCTCGTGGTACCCACCGACGTTACGGTGCCCGACGACGTCGAACGGCTTTTCGCCGCGGCCGTCGGGGCGTTCGGAAGGGTGGACGTGCTGTTCAACAACGCGGGGACCTTCGGCCCCACCGGGAGCATTGACGAACTCAGCCTTGAGGACTGGAACCGGACGCTGGCGGTCAATGTCACCGGCACCATGCTGTGCACCGCCGTTGCGGTGCGGCACATGAAGGCACAGTCCCCGCAGGGCGGCCGGATCATCAACAACGGGTCCATTTCGGCGCACACGCCCCGCCCGCTGTCGGCCGCCTATACGGCCACCAAGCACGCGGTGACCGGGCTGACCAAGTCCATTGACCTGGACGGACGCCCCTTCGGCATCACCTGCGGGCAGATTGACATCGGCAATGCCGCTACGGAACTGCTCAGCGGAATCGGCGGCGGCCAGGGCGCGCTGCAGGCCAACGGTACCCGGGCGCAGGAGCCGTGCTTCCCGGCGGAGGAAGCCGCAGCGGCCGTGCTGTTCATGGCCTCTGCCCCGGCGTCGGCGAACGTCCGCTCGCTGGTGCTGACCGCCGCCGGGATGCCGTTCGGCGGCCGCGGCTAA
- the gcvH gene encoding glycine cleavage system protein GcvH, whose amino-acid sequence MSKVNAGLRYSAEHEWVDSSSPIRVGISAVAADALGDVVYVDLPAVGDTVTAGETCGEVESTKSVSDLYAPVSGEIVEINQEAIDNPALLNEDPYGAGWLFTVNATAEGELLSAEEYAEKNGGEL is encoded by the coding sequence ATGAGCAAAGTAAACGCAGGACTCCGCTACTCCGCCGAACACGAGTGGGTCGACTCCTCCAGCCCCATCCGCGTCGGCATCTCCGCCGTCGCCGCTGATGCCCTCGGCGACGTGGTCTACGTTGACCTGCCCGCCGTCGGCGATACGGTCACAGCCGGCGAAACCTGCGGCGAGGTTGAGTCCACCAAGTCCGTCTCGGACCTCTACGCCCCGGTTTCGGGCGAGATCGTGGAGATCAACCAGGAAGCCATCGACAACCCGGCCCTGCTCAATGAGGACCCGTACGGCGCCGGCTGGCTGTTCACCGTCAACGCCACGGCCGAGGGTGAACTGCTCAGTGCCGAGGAGTACGCAGAGAAGAACGGCGGCGAACTATGA
- the gcvT gene encoding glycine cleavage system aminomethyltransferase GcvT gives MTEKYTALYEAHKQLGASFTDFGGWQMPLKYSSELAEHKAVRSAAGLFDLSHMGEVEVTGPDAGAFLDYALVGKLSAVKPGRAKYSLITNNDGGIIDDLISYRLAEDAYLVVPNAGNADTVAAELAARTEGFNVTVKNVSAETSLVAVQGPAAEAILLALVPAGQRDAVTGMKYYAADTVTVAAGERSLDLLVARTGYTGEDGFEIYVPNDDAAALWEALLAAGSDSGLVPAGLACRDSLRLEAGMPLYGNELTLDTDPYAAGLGPVVALSKDGDFVGRAALEARKEAGPARTLVGLKGSGRRSARSSYPVLKDGNVIGEVTSGAPSPTLGYPVALAYVDAAHSAPGTLLDVDLRGKPESFTVVELPFYKREKR, from the coding sequence GTGACTGAGAAATACACCGCGCTCTACGAGGCGCACAAACAGCTGGGCGCCTCCTTCACCGACTTCGGGGGCTGGCAGATGCCCCTCAAGTACAGTTCCGAACTGGCCGAGCATAAGGCCGTGCGCAGCGCCGCCGGCCTGTTCGACCTCTCCCACATGGGCGAGGTGGAGGTCACCGGTCCCGACGCCGGAGCGTTCCTGGACTACGCCCTGGTGGGCAAGCTTTCCGCCGTGAAGCCGGGACGGGCGAAGTACTCGCTGATCACCAACAACGACGGCGGAATCATTGACGACCTGATCAGCTACCGGCTGGCTGAGGACGCCTATCTGGTGGTCCCCAATGCCGGCAACGCGGACACCGTGGCCGCCGAGCTGGCGGCCCGCACCGAAGGCTTCAACGTCACCGTGAAGAACGTGTCCGCCGAGACCTCGCTGGTAGCGGTGCAGGGACCGGCCGCCGAGGCCATCCTGCTGGCCCTGGTTCCGGCCGGGCAGCGCGACGCCGTCACAGGTATGAAGTACTACGCTGCCGATACGGTCACTGTTGCCGCGGGGGAGCGCAGCCTGGACCTGCTGGTGGCCCGCACCGGGTACACCGGCGAGGACGGGTTTGAGATCTACGTCCCCAACGACGACGCCGCGGCCCTCTGGGAAGCGCTGCTTGCCGCCGGCTCGGACTCGGGCTTGGTTCCGGCAGGTCTGGCCTGCCGCGATTCCCTCCGCCTGGAGGCCGGTATGCCGCTGTACGGCAACGAGCTCACCCTCGACACCGATCCCTACGCGGCTGGCCTCGGCCCCGTGGTCGCCCTTTCCAAGGACGGTGACTTCGTGGGCCGTGCAGCCCTCGAAGCCCGCAAGGAAGCCGGTCCGGCCCGCACCCTGGTGGGTCTGAAGGGTTCCGGCCGCCGGTCGGCCCGCAGCTCCTATCCGGTCCTGAAGGACGGCAACGTTATCGGTGAAGTCACGTCCGGCGCCCCCAGCCCCACACTCGGCTACCCTGTCGCCCTGGCCTACGTCGACGCCGCCCATTCAGCCCCCGGCACACTCCTAGACGTCGACCTCCGCGGCAAGCCTGAATCCTTCACGGTGGTGGAGCTTCCGTTCTATAAGCGCGAGAAGCGGTAA
- the glyA gene encoding serine hydroxymethyltransferase, whose amino-acid sequence MSDFLNSSLGDVDPEVAEQIDNERRRQQQGLEMIASENHTAVAVMEAQGSVLTNKYAEGYPGRRYYGGCEYVDVIEQLAIDRAKELFGANFANVQPHSGAQANASVMHALIRPGDTILGLSLAHGGHLTHGMKINFSGRLYNVVPYNVSETDHRVDMAEVEALAKEHQPKLIVAGWSAYARQLDFAEFRRIADEVGAYLMVDMAHFAGLVAAGLHPSPVPHAHVVTTTTHKTLAGPRGGIILSNDADIAKKINSAVFPGQQGGPLEHVIAGKATAFKIAATPEFRERQERTLAGARILAERLLADDVAAAGISVVSGGTDVHLVLVDLRNAELNGQEAEDRLAQIDITVNRNAVPFDPRPPMVTSGLRIGTPALATRGFGEDAFREVADIIASALVAGPEQDLAPLRERVTALAQSHPLYPGLADLSAAPAAAHR is encoded by the coding sequence ATGAGCGATTTCCTCAACTCGTCCCTAGGGGACGTTGATCCCGAGGTAGCCGAGCAGATCGACAACGAGCGGCGCCGGCAGCAGCAGGGGCTGGAAATGATTGCCTCCGAGAACCACACCGCGGTGGCCGTCATGGAGGCGCAGGGCTCGGTGCTGACCAACAAGTACGCCGAGGGTTACCCGGGACGCCGCTACTACGGCGGCTGCGAATACGTGGACGTCATTGAGCAGCTGGCCATTGACCGCGCCAAGGAGCTCTTCGGAGCCAACTTCGCCAACGTGCAGCCGCATTCCGGCGCGCAGGCCAACGCCTCGGTGATGCACGCCCTGATCCGGCCCGGCGACACCATCCTGGGCCTGTCCCTGGCGCACGGCGGGCACCTGACCCACGGCATGAAGATCAACTTTTCCGGCCGGCTCTACAACGTGGTGCCGTACAACGTCTCGGAGACGGACCACCGCGTGGACATGGCCGAGGTGGAAGCACTGGCCAAGGAGCATCAGCCCAAGCTGATCGTGGCCGGCTGGTCCGCCTACGCGCGCCAGTTGGACTTCGCCGAGTTCCGCCGCATCGCGGACGAGGTGGGCGCCTACCTGATGGTGGACATGGCGCACTTCGCCGGCCTGGTGGCCGCGGGCCTGCACCCGAGCCCGGTGCCGCACGCGCACGTTGTCACTACCACCACGCACAAGACCCTCGCCGGTCCGCGCGGCGGCATCATCCTCTCCAACGACGCCGACATCGCCAAGAAGATCAACTCTGCTGTCTTCCCCGGCCAGCAGGGCGGCCCGCTGGAACACGTCATCGCCGGCAAGGCCACGGCCTTCAAGATCGCCGCCACCCCTGAGTTCCGCGAACGGCAGGAGCGCACGCTGGCCGGCGCTCGGATACTCGCCGAACGCCTGCTGGCCGACGACGTCGCCGCCGCGGGGATTTCTGTCGTCTCGGGCGGAACCGACGTGCACCTGGTGCTCGTAGACCTGCGCAACGCCGAGCTCAACGGGCAGGAGGCCGAAGACCGGCTGGCCCAGATCGACATCACCGTGAACCGCAATGCCGTGCCTTTCGACCCGCGCCCGCCCATGGTCACCTCCGGCCTGCGGATCGGCACCCCGGCACTGGCCACCCGCGGTTTCGGCGAGGACGCGTTCCGCGAGGTAGCCGACATCATCGCCTCTGCACTGGTCGCCGGACCGGAGCAGGACCTGGCACCGCTGCGCGAACGGGTTACGGCCCTGGCGCAGTCCCACCCGCTGTACCCCGGCCTGGCGGACCTTTCCGCAGCACCGGCTGCAGCACACCGTTAG